One Pomacea canaliculata isolate SZHN2017 linkage group LG9, ASM307304v1, whole genome shotgun sequence DNA segment encodes these proteins:
- the LOC112572165 gene encoding interferon alpha-inducible protein 27-like protein 2B isoform X1 codes for MASKPEGITMEKTNVQRDSGEQQKEEEEEKQKEEEEEEQQQQEEDADSSPTKPLVSGTMTKVIKVAAPVLVGVGAVVATPVVIGALGFGTAGIAAGSLAAKLMSLAATSGIGMSVISTCQSIGALAALSVSQAVAVGGTMTAATAGIGKFVGWLRKK; via the exons ATGGCATCCAAACCG GAGGGAATCACCATGGAAAAGACCAACGTCCAAAGGGATTCAGGTGAGcaacaaaaggaagaagaagaagaaaaacaaaaggaagaagaagaagaagaacaacaacaacaggaagaaGACGCAGACAGCAGCCCGACGAAGCCTTTG GTGTCGGGAACCATGACAAAGGTGATTAAGGTCGCAGCTCCGGTTTTAGTAGGAGTGGGGGCTGTGGTAGCGACTCCGGTGGTGATTGGTGCCCTTGGCTTTGGAACAGCAGGCATCGCCGCTGGTTCTCTGGCTGCCAAACTAATGTCACTCGCCGCCACAAGCGG GATTGGAATGTCGGTCATCTCAACCTGTCAGTCCATTGGAGCTCTGGCAGCGCTAAGTGTATCACAAGCCGTTGCGGTGGGTGGTACGATGACTGCTGCAACCGCTGGTATCGGCAAATTTGTCGGGTGGTTGCGGAAGAAGTAG
- the LOC112572165 gene encoding interferon alpha-inducible protein 27-like protein 2B isoform X2: MEKTNVQRDSGEQQKEEEEEKQKEEEEEEQQQQEEDADSSPTKPLVSGTMTKVIKVAAPVLVGVGAVVATPVVIGALGFGTAGIAAGSLAAKLMSLAATSGIGMSVISTCQSIGALAALSVSQAVAVGGTMTAATAGIGKFVGWLRKK, translated from the exons ATGGAAAAGACCAACGTCCAAAGGGATTCAGGTGAGcaacaaaaggaagaagaagaagaaaaacaaaaggaagaagaagaagaagaacaacaacaacaggaagaaGACGCAGACAGCAGCCCGACGAAGCCTTTG GTGTCGGGAACCATGACAAAGGTGATTAAGGTCGCAGCTCCGGTTTTAGTAGGAGTGGGGGCTGTGGTAGCGACTCCGGTGGTGATTGGTGCCCTTGGCTTTGGAACAGCAGGCATCGCCGCTGGTTCTCTGGCTGCCAAACTAATGTCACTCGCCGCCACAAGCGG GATTGGAATGTCGGTCATCTCAACCTGTCAGTCCATTGGAGCTCTGGCAGCGCTAAGTGTATCACAAGCCGTTGCGGTGGGTGGTACGATGACTGCTGCAACCGCTGGTATCGGCAAATTTGTCGGGTGGTTGCGGAAGAAGTAG
- the LOC112572166 gene encoding interferon alpha-inducible protein 27-like protein 2B isoform X2 encodes MACTKVTLLLAILLMSPMTAQGAAAVVLAPVAVAAVGFGAGGIAAGSLAASAMSTAATTGYGMAAVSTLQSIGAAGMAASHMAVVGGAVIGTVYGASETCERNC; translated from the exons ATGGCATGCACCAAG GTTACCCTGTTGTTGGCCATTTTGCTGATGTCTCCAATGACCGCTCAAG GAGCGGCAGCTGTTGTTCTGGCTCCGGTGGCGGTCGCAGCTGTTGGATTTGGAGCTGGAGGCATTGCAGCTGGATCTTTGGCTGCATCGGCAATGTCGACAGCTGCCACCACTGG GTACGGAATGGCGGCGGTGTCTACCCTCCAGTCCATCGGAGCCGCAGGAATGGCAGCCTCCCACATGGCTGTGGTGGGGGGAGCTGTGATTGGCACTGTGTACGGCGCTTCTGAGACCTGCGAACGCAACTgttga
- the LOC112572166 gene encoding interferon alpha-inducible protein 27-like protein 2A isoform X1, whose protein sequence is MACTKVTLLLAILLMSPMTAQGICLGDLLLAVGAGAAAVVLAPVAVAAVGFGAGGIAAGSLAASAMSTAATTGYGMAAVSTLQSIGAAGMAASHMAVVGGAVIGTVYGASETCERNC, encoded by the exons ATGGCATGCACCAAG GTTACCCTGTTGTTGGCCATTTTGCTGATGTCTCCAATGACCGCTCAAG GTATTTGCTTGGGGGACCTATTGCTGGCGGTGGGGGCAGGAGCGGCAGCTGTTGTTCTGGCTCCGGTGGCGGTCGCAGCTGTTGGATTTGGAGCTGGAGGCATTGCAGCTGGATCTTTGGCTGCATCGGCAATGTCGACAGCTGCCACCACTGG GTACGGAATGGCGGCGGTGTCTACCCTCCAGTCCATCGGAGCCGCAGGAATGGCAGCCTCCCACATGGCTGTGGTGGGGGGAGCTGTGATTGGCACTGTGTACGGCGCTTCTGAGACCTGCGAACGCAACTgttga